The nucleotide window tgaaaaaaaaaattcctgctCACTTTGAATGTAATGGAGGATATAAATAGCTGGTGAGCCTTTTGTACTGATTGCACTTCAATGCCAGCTCTTTAAAACCCTGGTGAGGAGACAGCACACATTTGCGATGAAACTTTTATCATTCCAGGCGACATTTCCCAGTACAGTGACAAGACATGACAAGGGGAAAGAAATGGATTTTCCCAGTGGAAGGGAAGTTCAAAGGTGTTTATTCGGACAAAGTGAGGCTTCTCTTGCAACCACAACTGGGCAAGCTCAAATGTTTTCTCATAACAGCATTTCACCAGATATCCTTGACTTTCTAGATGGTGTAGAACACACACAAGAACACAGAAGATGTATTACTCCAGATCCAAGACTTGTTTCACCACCCAAAAAACCCACACTAGATTCTTTGACCCCTGAGAAAAAATTCTACCCCCACAAACTGTACTAATGATAACTAGTAGTACAGTTTGTCAAAACAGTTCTCTGTTGCATGCATTTCAACATCCTTAGATGAGTGGAATCCTTCTTTAACCCCAAATCCACTATGAATCAGACAAGCATTGTTTAAGACAGCAAAGTCATGACCAGCACTGTGTGTCTCAAGAGAATGAAAGCATGGAGGAATTGACAAGACTCATCAAAGCATTAAAATCAAAGCAACTATAAGAAACaatgaaaatctgaaaaatgttGGTTCCTTTAATGCCTAATGTCCTCAAGTTTCTGAATTGTTATTTGAAAAGTCTGTTTGGCAGAGATGtcacaagaaaataaaagatgACACAAGagcaactgtttatttttatgctttttttcCATCAGGGCGGGATGCTCattgagaaaaacaaacaaaaaagtaacatgTAAGAGTTCACATTTTTTACACCGTACATTACTCTTCTTGACTCTAGCAGCGTCTTGTTGACTCTGGGTACTTCAGTATTTTGAGTTCCCTTTTAAATTCCCTGAACAATTCTCTGTTGCGTGCATTTTCATCATCCTTAGATGAGTGGAATCCTTCTTTAACTTTAAATCCATGATGAACCAAGAAGGCATTGTTAAGGACAGCAAAGTCATAGCCCGCAATGTGAGTCTCACAAACTTGACTGATTCTATTAAAACCATActgaaaacaatagcaaaagattCCTCAAAAAGCATGACACCTTGCCAAATTAAACTCATTGGCAAACATAGTTTGCTAACACTGCCCTTGCAAGGTAAggatacattaaaaaaaaggggAAATTGGTCAACCAACAGGTGCTTGCAAGAAATTCAATGAAAACAGTTTCCGTTGAACAATGTTGGTTAAAACTTCAAACTCACCTGTTTAAACCTTTCATCGTACAAAGGAACATGATTTGGTGCAATGTAAAATGGTTCCCAAGGATCCTTCCACTCAATGTAATAAGCAATCTCTAATCCATTGCTTAAAGAACgataactaaaagaaaaaatagtacAGATCGCTAGTTTCGTCTTTTCTATTAGACCTTAAATTTGATTATAAAGGGTAAAAGCTTACAACTATGCTAATTTCACAAAAGGCAAAAATGATATGCAAGTTGTAATGCAGGTAAAAAGAAGACCATTATTTGCAAATGGTTCACAAGGTAACAAATAATGATCTTAGAAATTGACTGCCccattttttacaataactgcaggaATCCTCACGcactcattggctaatttttattgtcaataagcagacagacacatgaaatttataatttatgcgatattgacgcaacgagcgagagcagaaaatttgaaaaagtcgatctgtcactttttaaccaatagaaagcgtccgttttttccattagccaataagagagcgaggagaattatgaatttggtggCGTCAGATTGAATGAACTTTGAAGTTACttgcgcatttttgtctcgcgttttgacttaattttgtcccttctacctttctgttattgtaaaaaacaaatggacgtcagtctTTCATGCATCtctcctgttattgacaatgaatttcgtcataacattgtcaaagtagtctgcggatacACTCGGCTATcacctcgtggatccacagctactttgacaatgttatgaccaaattcatgatcaataacaggacagacgcatgaaaaactgacgtcaatttgttaattctAACACAGCAGTTTATTGAGTTAACAAGAGGCATTTCATTGAACAACTGTACAACAACAAATAATCTGTCCACAAATGTATTGTTCAGTTCCTTAAATAGAAACAACtttattagtaataataattattactggtAAGATGGCAATAGTGAACAATGGCTCCCATATTCGGCTGTCGATAacctgtcggccaactgttgccTGACTGTTGGCCAACTGATAGGAATTATTCTTCACTTATTACCGTTAAGATGggataatttaaaaaaaactcaaggcacttaaggacggtgcctactattgttattgcccatacgttctgcgcatctccagataatcggatttcctatcgccaatgcttactaatacagggatatttttgtgcggtttaaaactatgcggagaaagtaggtcttagtaagtactcttggtatccagaaagaaaattgggggtaaccatgcatttttaagagataattaagcttcaatttgagaaagaaacgccatacattgctttgtattttaaagctttttacagatattattcatgaattatctttgaaaaatgcgtggttacccccaattttctttttggatttcaataggacttgttaagatctacatttcctgcataatcacacaccggggaaaaaatatctttaattagtaggcaccgtccttaattactTCCAACAAGAAAGAATTTGCCACATCCAGGAAAAGCTACCCAATCTTACCTTTTCCAAGAGTTGTAGTCTAAATGCTTTTGGCATTTCCAACATACTTGATAGTAAAATGGTTGAACATTTCCATGGTTCCATAGATCCACTAACTCTTGCTTTGTTAATGAGGGTAAAAGCTTCTGTTTACTTTCAAAACTTGCCACAATAAACACTCTTTTATCTGAAATTATAAaccattcaaagttgtaataattttcttttacagGAAATCATGGAATGATAAACATTAAAACTCATGATAAAAAAATGGAGCTAGCGACATTACCCTTTTTATTAGCAAAGAGGTTGAGTTGTTGTGCCAGTCTTAAGAAGCTTTGATAAAGGTCTTCATTGCACATCATATCCACATCAACCACAAATATATAGTTCCAAGGGGATACACTGGAACGACCAACATTTCTCAACAAATTATTGGGATATGGAACCTGAAAAAAGGTTAACTGTTGGTCATGATGATTTTTCAAAAATAGTGATGGAACCATTTTTGGGTTGAAAATACATAGGTAGAAATGGATTTCAggaaaaagtgaagaacagctcccccaaaaaactgtcggccgacagtcggccaacagttggccaac belongs to Acropora muricata isolate sample 2 chromosome 9, ASM3666990v1, whole genome shotgun sequence and includes:
- the LOC136927967 gene encoding beta-1,4-glucuronyltransferase 1-like; amino-acid sequence: MRLGKVPVILFLGLLAVVLVFVNVLLYTTLQWKDKQIKQATTQELPLQQLEFKNLPLDSSGQYKIQRNFLVSKIHQNKGQQDVILVTHCTPNHLHYILDLSVHWKGPISLAVFVPGYDLLWSYESLLGLYQCDKKFKERVIVHLVYPLSHPPADSELERALKQALSGDRNCHEFIDRLRRSHLSKQNYAIENVPYPNNLLRNVGRSSVSPWNYIFVVDVDMMCNEDLYQSFLRLAQQLNLFANKKDKRVFIVASFESKQKLLPSLTKQELVDLWNHGNVQPFYYQVCWKCQKHLDYNSWKSYRSLSNGLEIAYYIEWKDPWEPFYIAPNHVPLYDERFKQYGFNRISQVCETHIAGYDFAVLNNAFLVHHGFKVKEGFHSSKDDENARNRELFREFKRELKILKYPESTRRC